Proteins found in one Bdellovibrionales bacterium genomic segment:
- a CDS encoding DUF1990 domain-containing protein: MADEIVSSEIQTTAEGTGPLYHRIYSVDIPIPFETAQRAMDDLKLRLNDFSPQILAKFNKVSGSPDVLAEGDEFFIDILGPWNGPVKVGRVAEHEFSLLTLQDHMESGEIHFRILPKPEQSVRFEIESLARSKDSLVDFIYDKIPIAQFFQTEMWSQVCTKFASFAFELQNGSVPNLMQFDVQIETAKKDEESGQWIQV, from the coding sequence ATGGCTGATGAGATTGTGTCCTCAGAAATTCAAACGACCGCCGAGGGCACAGGTCCCCTCTATCACAGGATTTATTCCGTAGATATTCCGATTCCCTTCGAAACCGCTCAGCGGGCCATGGATGATCTTAAGCTTCGTCTCAATGACTTTTCCCCTCAGATACTCGCCAAGTTTAACAAAGTTTCGGGAAGTCCGGATGTGCTCGCGGAGGGAGATGAGTTTTTTATTGATATTCTCGGGCCGTGGAACGGGCCTGTGAAGGTGGGTCGTGTGGCGGAGCACGAGTTTTCTTTGCTCACTTTACAAGATCACATGGAGTCGGGCGAAATTCATTTTCGAATTTTGCCGAAGCCGGAACAGAGCGTACGGTTCGAGATCGAATCTTTAGCTCGCAGTAAAGACAGTCTGGTGGATTTTATTTATGACAAAATTCCCATCGCCCAATTTTTCCAAACTGAAATGTGGTCACAGGTCTGTACAAAGTTCGCATCATTCGCCTTTGAGTTGCAGAATGGTAGTGTGCCTAATTTAATGCAGTTTGATGTTCAGATAGAAACGGCCAAAAAAGATGAGGAGTCGGGTCAGTGGATTCAGGTATAG
- a CDS encoding DUF1990 domain-containing protein, protein MDSGIGWQKYSEKISGLEDLDYNFDAQLYHNAQEKLGWNIDRYENCIGKETPGAPQDGGIFLKAKEIIQFYKFPDPSLVVGIFDPQRDLDGRNMLIRASFLGLTFYFGVRVSAVIDQVQTNSRGNLEHQWGYSYRTLKGHFEVGEITFLVQKDTVTGEVFFKIESYSKADRIPNLFYRVGFKIFGRRLQKYFATSSIERIKEMVNS, encoded by the coding sequence GTGGATTCAGGTATAGGTTGGCAAAAATACTCAGAAAAAATTAGTGGCCTCGAAGATTTGGATTACAACTTCGATGCTCAACTTTATCACAATGCCCAGGAAAAATTAGGATGGAATATCGATCGCTATGAGAATTGCATCGGTAAAGAAACGCCGGGAGCTCCTCAAGACGGAGGGATTTTTCTCAAAGCGAAGGAGATCATTCAGTTTTATAAATTTCCCGATCCCTCTTTAGTGGTGGGAATTTTTGATCCCCAAAGAGATCTCGATGGGCGAAACATGTTAATTCGCGCCAGCTTCCTTGGTCTTACTTTTTATTTTGGCGTGAGAGTGAGCGCCGTGATTGATCAAGTCCAAACGAATTCTCGGGGAAATCTTGAGCATCAGTGGGGCTATTCTTACCGCACGCTGAAGGGCCACTTTGAGGTCGGGGAAATTACGTTTCTCGTTCAAAAGGATACGGTGACGGGCGAAGTTTTTTTTAAAATTGAGTCCTACTCTAAGGCAGATCGCATCCCCAATCTATTTTATCGCGTGGGCTTTAAGATTTTTGGTCGCCGACTTCAAAAGTACTTCGCGACAAGCTCCATCGAAAGAATCAAAGAAATGGTCAACTCGTAG